A genomic segment from Amphiura filiformis chromosome 10, Afil_fr2py, whole genome shotgun sequence encodes:
- the LOC140163123 gene encoding uncharacterized protein translates to MRSTNALTFQEMTLIRNQRTLAQKVDKMIEVLTGKPVSIYHSFLEILKTDHPGLYLIIKSTEEKRASKRQLESEGEPSSKSKKQKQLPNYHSQVASDEDIEDVVGTLTEGNLKQLLEELFQGSKLDEIRKSVKESILKEKCEEMNNPKYEAKLLLQYWREMKGKGASRQQILDALERLGLKHKAWILETKWKSRYNTLSVVAQVLTDEDIADVIGKLRRTDLRRLLKQLFDGSDLDKMRQAVKENVIDETKEELKETKVMAKVILEYWRETKGSDATRQEILEALKQLGLKYKALEIENMWKAKSYYEYVGSNNILPLNDHERTGMDVKVSDNDINDIACKADLERDDLMHLFRELGMKGSAIENAERIADTRDFKLQSIRVLETWRQSNGEKGTRKAIVEALKECSLVDAKEILVNKWSQVS, encoded by the exons ATGAGGTCTACAAATGCCTTGACTTTCCAAGAGATGACTCTCATCCGCAACCAGCGTACACTTGCACAGAAAGTTGACAAGATGATTGAAGTGTTAACCGGCAAACCAGTGTCGATTTATCATTCGTTTTTGGAGATCTTGAAAACAGACCATCCTGGCCTGTATTTAATCATCAAGAGCACAGAGG AAAAAAGGGCCTCAAAAAGACAGCTTGAAAGTGAAGGAGAACCATCAAGCAAAAGCAAAAAGCAGAAACAACTGCCCAACTATC ATTCCCAGGTTGCATCGGATGAAGACATTGAAGATGTGGTTGGTACACTTACGGAGGGAAATCTTAAACAACTTCTGGAAGAATTGTTTCAAGGCTCGAAGTTGGATGAGATCAGAAAATCAGTCAAAGAAAGTATCCTCAAAGAGAAATGTGAGGAGATGAACAATCCGAAATACGAGGCCAAACTTTTGCTACAGTACTGGCGTGAAATGAAAGGAAAGGGTGCTAGTCGACAACAGATTCTAGATGCTTTGGAGCGCTTGGGGTTAAAACATAAAGCGTGGATACTTGAAACTAAATGGAAGAGCAGATACAATACCTTATCAGTTG TTGCCCAGGTGTTGACTGACGAAGATATTGCAGATGTGATTGGCAAGCTTCGGCGTACAGATCTTAGGCGCCTACTGAAGCAACTATTTGACGGTTCGGACTTGGATAAAATGAGACAAGCTGTCAaagaaaatgttattgatgaaacaAAGGAGGAGTTGAAGGAAACAAAAGTAATGGCGAAGGTTATACTGGAGTATTGGCGTGAGACCAAGGGTAGTGATGCCACCCGACAGGAGATCCTCGAGGCTCTAAAGCAACTGGGGTTGAAATACAAGGCACTGGAAATCGAAAACATGTGGAAAGCTAAATCCTATTACGAATACGTAGGATCGAACAACATTCTCCCGTTGAATGACCACGAGCGTACAG GTATGGATGTGAAGGTGTCTGACAACGACATAAATGACATTGCATGTAAGGCTGATCTTGAGCGCGATGACCTAATGCATCTTTTCAGGGAACTTGGCATGAAGGGGTCAGCTATTGAGAATGCTGAGCGGATTGCAGACACAAGGGATTTTAAACTTCAGTCAATTCGTGTGTTAGAAACCTGGAGACAAAGTAATGGTGAAAAGGGAACAAGAAAGGCGATAGTTGAGGCTTTGAAAGAGTGCAGTTTAGTCGATGCCAAAGAGATACTAGTGAATAAATGGTCCCAAGTTTCCTAA